The proteins below come from a single Mya arenaria isolate MELC-2E11 chromosome 6, ASM2691426v1 genomic window:
- the LOC128237243 gene encoding uncharacterized protein LOC128237243, whose protein sequence is MESLNFISLFLLFKVITCQPGQNPGPDDVIVIQDLHGRCNNIWNPLVKKVQERNRYQLLSHAQELNFYERGQDCVVTLIGKLDHQWSIRIQSFDVYGQTDAAGIPINCYDYVKFYDAERCDNAKLLKGIDFRTGLCGTLSETQIGTLEFTTCANVLTIQFFTDITKGSIYKNGFSIELTQYLWTNPTGGPDCDFDLNGIAAGVWRDGTFNEFQNTWSDQPVIPGYVEGGNEANYDKEIDGITCYECVNCPVEPFEPEKDGTATDTGCYRCSKEWDQEYQVARRKCYSRVDYTNFIEALREINEPFIGCRQSVDDFSRTRNYCFCDTDLCNEGTRSFINYITMCSLVLVTMVLRLL, encoded by the exons ATGGaatctttaaattttatttcgttatttttgctttttaaagtaATTACCTGCCAGCCTGGACAAAACCCAGGGCCag ATGATGTTATAGTGATACAGGACTTGCATGGACGGTGCAATAACATTTGGAACCCGCTGGTGAAAAAAGTTCAGGAGAGAAATAGATACCAGCTGCTATCACACGCTCAAGAACTG AATTTCTATGAGAGAGGACAAGACTGTGTTGTTACTTTGATAGGGAAGCTTGATCATCAGTGGTCTATACGGATCCAGAGTTTTGATGTGTACGGGCAGACAGATGCTGCTGGGATACCTATTAATTGTTACGATTATGTGAAATTTTATGATG CTGAGAGATGTGACAATGCGAAGCTGTTAAAGGGGATTGATTTCCGGACCGGACTTTGTGGCACACTTTCAGAGACCCAGATTGGTACGCTGGAGTTTACCACCTGTGCAAATGTCCTCACCATACAATTCTTCACTGACATTACTAAG GGTTCCATCTACAAGAACGGGTTTTCTATCGAGCTCACCCAGTATTTGTGGACCAATCCAACTGGAGGGCCTGACTGTGATTTTGACCTGAACGGCATTGCAGCGGGAg TGTGGCGAGATGGTACGTTCAATGAGTTTCAAAACACATGGTCTGATCAGCCGGTCATTCCCGGGTATGTGGAAGGAGGGAATGAGGCCAACTATGACAAGGAGATTGACGGAATTACG TGTTACGAGTGCGTTAACTGTCCAGTTGAACCGTTTGAACCGGAGAAAGACGGGACAGCCACAGATACAGGATGTTATAGGTGCTCCAAGGAGTGGGACCAAg aATACCAGGTTGCCAGAAGGAAATGCTACAGCAGAGTTGACTACACAAACTTCATAGAGGCTTTAAGAG AAATAAACGAGCCCTTCATTGGCTGCAGACAAAGTGTAGATGACTTTTCCCGGACGAGGAACTACTGCTTCTGTGATACAGATCTGTGTAACGAGGGCACAAGAAGCTTTATAAACTACATAACAATGTGCTCTCTAGTGCTGGTTACAATGGTTTTGAGGTTATTGTAG